One Hermetia illucens chromosome 4, iHerIll2.2.curated.20191125, whole genome shotgun sequence DNA segment encodes these proteins:
- the LOC119654535 gene encoding leukotriene A-4 hydrolase yields MRLGKVDPSSFSEPEKVLTTHVALNWTVDFERQVVRGSAKYNFKLLQKNQKTLLLDVRDISISEVLLLAGGEETPVKHTISDEVEEVGSKLTLELPSEASGELIILIKYETSSKASALQWLTPDQTLGKKHPYLFSQCQAIHARSILPCQDTPSVKFTYSAVISHPENLVALMSAIRVNTRPGQTSFDQTVPIPSYLLAIAVGDLVSRPLGPNSSVWAEREIVAACASEFSETCEMLKTASDICGPYVWKQYDLLVMPPSFPFGGMENPCLTFVTPTLLAGDKSLADVVAHEIAHSWTGNLVTNKNFEHFWLNEGFTVFVEGKIVGRMKGNLERDFHAIRNLTNLQENLRTQLSNTPDLTKLVVDLSDCSPDDAFSSVPYIKGSTFLRYIEDLLGGPEVFEPFLKFYLNKFKFHSIETSDFKKTLIEYFQNSHADQLKQIDWDQWLNSTGMPYIIPKFDDSLGLVCQRLADLWATKYTSHLHGLPELEEKLSPLQLLDFLAKLIEHKDITDLSAEKINLLEKIYKLNETRNSEIRFCFLRLAIRARLMDRLTEILAFANSNFRMKFVRPIYRDLAGWPEAKHYAVENFNRVKNQMMRVCSNMVEKDLGLVN; encoded by the exons ATGCGACTAGGCAAGGTTGATCCAagttcgttctcagaaccag AGAAAGTGCTGACCACTCACGTCGCCCTCAACTGGACAGTGGACTTCGAGAGGCAGGTGGTACGTGGTTCTGCGAAATACAACTTTAAACTGTTACAAAAGAATCAGAAGACACTC CTCCTCGACGTCCGTGACATAAGCATCAGCGAAGTGCTCCTGCTCGCTGGAGGTGAGGAAACGCCTGTCAAGCATACTATTTCAGACGAGGTTGAAGAAGTTGGTTCCAAGCTTACATTGGAACTGCCGTCGGAAGCGAGTGGCGA ATTGATCATACTAATCAAATATGAAACGTCGTCTAAAGCTAGCGCTCTCCAGTGGCTTACGCCGGATCAAACCCTTGGCAAAAAACATCCGTACCTGTTTAGTCAGTGTCAAGCGATCCACGCCCGGTCAATTCTTCCATGCCAAGATACTCCATCAGTTAAATTCACTTATTCCGCTGTAATTTCGCACCCAGAAAACTTAGTAGCTCTCATGAGCGCTATCCGCGTCAACACTCGCCCAGGACAAACATCTTTCGACCAGACTGTTCCAATTCCTAGCTATCTACTTGCGATTGCCGTTGGGGACTTGGTATCACGACCTCTTGGTCCaaa TTCAAGCGTGTGGGCTGAGAGAGAGATCGTTGCAGCTTGTGCTTCGGAATTCTCGGAGACTTGTGAAATGCTCAAGACTGCTTCTGATATTTGTGGACCTTATGTTTGGAAACAATATGATTTACTCGTTATGCCTCCCAGTTTTCCTTTTGGTGGAATGGAGAATCCTTGCTTGACATTTGTGACGCCAACTTTACTG GCCGGAGACAAATCACTCGCTGACGTAGTAGCTCACGAGATTGCTCACAGCTGGACTGGAAATTTAGTAACAAATAAAAACTTCGAACATTTCTGGCTGAATGAAGGCTTCACCGTTTTTGTTGAAGGAAAAATTGTAGGACGCATGAAGGGCAACTTAGAACGCGATTTCCATGCCATCCGAAATTTAACTAATTTGCAAGAGAAT CTACGAACGCAACTTTCCAACACACCAGATCTTACCAAATTAGTTGTTGATCTAAGCGATTGCAGTCCAGACGATGCATTTTCGAGTGTTCCCTACATAAAAGGCTCAACATTTTTACGTTACATCGAAGATCTGCTTGGAGGACCCGAAGTGTTCGAACCGTTCCTTAAATTTTACTTGAACAAGTTCAAGTTTCACTCCATTGAAACCTCTGATTTCAAAAAGACCCTCATAGAGTACTTCCAAAACTCGCATGCCGATCAATTGAAGCAAATTGACTGGGACCAATGGCTAAACTCAACAGGAATGCCTTATATAATTCCAAA ATTCGACGACTCCCTTGGGCTTGTTTGTCAAAGGCTTGCCGACCTATGGGCTACGAAGTACACATCACATTTACATGGTCTTCCAGAGCTTGAGGAGAAATTATCACCACTTCAACTATTAGATTTCCTGGCGAAACTCATAGAGCACAAAGACATCACCGACTTAAGTGCCGAGAAAATCAATTTGCTTGAAAAGATTTATAAGCTAAATGAAACTCGTAATTCTGAGATCCGATTTTGTTTCCTACGCTTGGCGATTCGAGCGCGTCTTATGGATCGCTTAACAGAGATTCTTGCATTTGCTAACAGTAATTTCCGAATGAAATTCGTTCGCCCAATTTACCGGGATTTGGCAGGCTGGCCAGAAGCCAAACATTATGCTGTCGAGAATTTCAACCGCGTTAAGAATCAAATGATGCGAGTTTGCTCcaatatggtggaaaaagatttAGGACTGGTGAACTGA
- the LOC119655499 gene encoding uncharacterized protein LOC119655499, with amino-acid sequence MPPAKLNLNSGCLKKGAISAPGVFEVIAIICYLVSSVIFLCTPTCIGTPFWYSRLYPVTAMTSCLFIGVFSVLLTVGILDKNGAIKWDTVNFICNIVEFVIMLTVSILTIVACNNNASLLHRFSAPIGILGAFSLLTSSTIWAVRSRSSKEVAFPSEERTEAAGSNQYRRSFVA; translated from the exons ATGCCACCGgcaaaattgaatctgaattcgGGCTGCCTCAAAAAGGGCGCAATATCTGCGCCGGGAGTATTCGAAGTTATAGCGATT ATCTGCTATCTTGTGAGTTCCGTGATATTTTTGTGTACGCCAACATGCATCGGGACACCTTTCTGGTATTCAAGGTTATATCCTGTAACTGCAATGACCAGTTGCCTATTCATTGGTGTGTTTTCCGTCCTATTAACTGTTGGGATTTTGGATAAAAATGGTGCCATCAAATGGGACACCGtgaatttcatttgcaacataGTGGAGTTCGTCATCATGCTTACAGTTTCCATATTAACAATTGTCGCTTGCAATAACAACGCTTCCTTATTGCATAGGTTTTCAGCG CCAATAGGTATACTAGGCGCGTTTTCACTATTAACGAGTTCAACTATATGGGCGGTAAGAAGTAGGTCGTCAAAAGAAGTAGCTTTTCCATCAGAGGAACGAACAGAAGCCGCCGGCTCAAATCAGTATCGAAGATCATTTGTAGCTTGA
- the LOC119654536 gene encoding uncharacterized protein LOC119654536 isoform X2: MASASSSSARHLFSDSKRRLADRVSVNVNNIGSVARQIVRSSKSTEKTIETYVPIFSLKVGKKYLIIEFRSVKSEYGQCLMVQNDS, encoded by the exons ATGGCGTCGGCTTCGAGTAGCAGCGCTCGTCACCTTTTCAGCGACAGCAAGCGCCGTCTGGCGGACCGTGTAAGCGTGAATGTTAACAACATCGGCTCAGTGGCGCGGCAAATTGTCCGGAGCTCAAAATCAACGGAA AAAACCATCGAAACCTATGTACCCATCTTTAGTTTAAAGGTGGGGAAAAAGTATCTCATCATTGAATTCAGGTCTGTAAAAAGTGAATATGGGCAATGTTTGATGGTTCAAAATGATTCTTAA